The region CCAACACATCTGTCCTTGCCCCAATAAAAACGGCGTCAGGATTTCAGACATGCGATTTTTAAAATCGAAATCAGTGAGAACAATGGCCGCATTTTTAGCTCCCCCACTTAGCTGCAGTTTTTTCATCTGCGGCAAAGCAGCCTTAGCGATGGCTTCCATTGTTGATGATTTACCTGCTGCCGTGATAGCGCGTATACCCGGGTGACCTGCGATAATTTGTGCAACCTCTGCTCCACCATTTAAAACCTGAACTAGTCCCACTGGCAGTTCAATGGCCTTAAAAGCATCGCCCAAAATTTTTGCGGTGATTGGAGACTGTTCTGAAACTTTAATGATAACTGCATTCCTAGCAGCCAACGCCGGGGCCAGTCTTTCCGTGACCAAACGCAGAGACAAGCACCAAGAAGTGATAATACCGACAAGGCCCGTGGCTTTCACAGACCGGCCCTCTGGTAAAGGCATCAGTAAGTTTCGTGCGGTTTCACGCAAAACAGAAATGGAAGCTTGTACGCCGTATTTAAGAACGAACTTTTGTGGAAGACCTTGATGAAGAGCTTCCTGATAAGCGATCTCTGCTGAGTTTGCTTCGAAGTACTGTGCAAGCTTATTGAGAATATCTACACGCTGCTCAACCGTAGAAGTTTCAAAGGCAGTCAGAGCCTTTTTAGAGCTTTGCAGACAACGAATCACATCCATCGCATCCGAATCAGATACCTGAGCCAGTTCAGAATTATCAAATGGAGAAAGCTTCGCAAATGTTTTTTGGTTTCCAGAGGCAACGTACTCTCCAGAAATGAAATTCAAAATTTCCATACGGGTATAAATACGCTTCAATATCCATTTATGCAAGGCACGAAGACAGCGTATTCTAGTATAGATTTTGATTTCGATACTGCATGAGATATCCCGCTAAGGCATCAGCTTTAAGGACCTCATCCGCCACACCCAGTTCAATGGCTTTTTGCGGACCGTAAGGGAATTGAGCTTCATCCGGATTCTGCACAACACTGGCGCCACCTAGTTTTTGTACTTCGGTCAAACCGTTTACCCCGTCTGTGCCAAATCCTCCCAGTAAAACTGCAAATACCCCTTTTCCAAACGAATTAGCAGCTGATTGAAAGAGGACGTTGCTGGAGGGAATTTGGGATGCCACAGGCGCCCCCTTTTCCAGTCTAAGAACAGGTCCCTGAGGACCCGTGACGATTTTTCCATGGAATTCTGAAGGAATGAAGTACACGTGCCCCATTCTCAGGAAATCCCCGTCCTTACCCACAACTGGAGTGACCTTGGACTTGCCATTAAGCTTGGAAATATATGCTGTAACAAAGTTTGCGACCGTACTGCAAGACACAACCACGGGTGGTGTATCCGCTGCTAATGTCGATACAAATCTTTCTAATGAATCGGCGCTGCCGGCATTGCCGCCGACAACGACGACTTTCAGTTCTGCCGCACGACGAACTGTTGAAGTCGGCGTAGACACGCGCGCTTCGGTAGCTGGTGCGTCTTTAATTTGTTTAATCACATTCACAGATGCAGCAGCACGAACTTTTGTAACTAATGTTTCTGCCAACTCTTTCAATACCTGAGGATCAAATTGCGAAGGCTTGTGAACGAATTCAACGGCCCCTAAATCCAAAGATTTCAAAGCAGCTTCTCCGGTATTTGCCAGCGAAGAAACCATCACCACCGGGATTGGGTGATGCTTCATGATTTTTTCAAGGAACATTACACCTGACATCTTCGGCATCTCGATATCCAAAGTCATCACATCAGGTTTTTTATTTACGATCAAATCGCGGGCTTGGTAAGCATCCGCAGCCGCGCCAACCACTTCCAAACCACTTTTATTAAAGATATTTGAAAACAAAGTACGAACTGTTGCAGAGTCATCCACAACAAGGACTTTCACAGCTTTCGCAACAGCTAAACGTTTAAATCCAGAAACGTCGACGGGTGCCTCTGCAGAGCCTTCCTTCGTTGTATTGTGAAGGATGGTTCCGGTGCCCGTGTTGAACTTAATGGTGCGGGCAGATTCACCACCCACATTTTTATCAACCACAGGGATGCCCATTTCAAAAAGCATCTTTTCAGCAAGTTCAATGTTACGTTTACCAATTGCATCCCCTAACGAAGACACACTGATAACGTTACCCCCACCATAAACCTTTGCTTGCAGCTGCGAGCGATTGGCACCCAGCCTTAAACAATCATCAACCAACATTTGTATCGCGTGATTTCCATAACGAGAGTTTTGTCTTTCGTTAGGTTGAGCATCAGGTAACAGATAGTGATTTAAACCACCAATCTTAGTCGTGGGATCATAGATCGCCACGGCCACGCAGGACCCCAGAAGAGTTGAAATAACAGTCTCTTCTTTGAACGCCGCGTACTTACCCGGAAATAGATAATGTGAATTCATGCCGCCACCAGTTTTTCAATGTCTAACACCATCACACTGTGCTCGTCTTTAACGAAGAACTGCTTAATAAAAGGCACTGAAAGCATTGTGGGATGATCACTTAAGTTTTGCATATCTTTGTCTTTAAGACTTAAAAGTTCATCAGTCTCTGTAACTTGTAATGAAAAGCGCGTCCCCTCATGTTCGCAAATGATATAATAATATTTTTGCGTTTGAGACGTCATAAATCCGTACGATTTTAAGTCAACCACCGGAATTGCCTCGCCTCTGAATGGGATAACTCCTGCCAGACCTGGCCTTAAATCAGGTAACGGAAATAAGGGAAGCACTCCGCTAATTTCGATCACATTTTGTACCGGCACCACAAATTCTTGAGCACCCGTTTTGCAATGAAGAAACAGAGCTTCTTTAGTGCTTTGTGCGACCAGTGGAAACTGCAATCCAAGCTCTACGCTGTCTTTGCCGTCGACCAGTAAAGCTGAAAGATACTTTTGTAACAGGCTTAAGGCCTTTATCATCTGTTCTGCGGAATCTAAGGAATCAATCTTGGCGTTGAAATCAGTTAACCAAGATTCCAGGGAGTTAAACTCATTTGATTTCGCATCAACTACCCACGACTCTGCCTTTTCGCGGATTTCGACCGTGATTTTATTCAGCGTGCTTTCATCAATTAGATCGATAAAGGATTCAACCTCTTTAATAGTTGCATCCAAGTAGTACTTTTTCAGTTCCCCTGTAAAATCGTCGCCAAAGAAGTCACTCATGCTGCAACCTCCACAGAGACCGCGTGGCTTAACATCGCCATGATTTGCTCTGGATCAATGATATAAGTTACTTTTTCGTCGGCTAGAATCGAGAACCCTTTAAAGCCTTTTTGCTCGCGGATAATTCCACCAAAGTGTTTCACGACAAGGTCCGTCTGCGCTTCAACACGATCGACTAATAAAGCCAGAACCGAGTTTTTAATTCTAATAAAAATTGCCGTGTGCTTTGCAATATCCGCCTCGCTGACAATCAAATGACCTTCGCGAATTTCCTGATATGTCAGCAGAGGTACAGTCAAATTATGGAACTGGCAATAGCGGGAATGTTCAACATAGGTCAGTTGCAGACTTTCACATGAAGTAATGTGAGCAACTGATGTCAACGGCACGGCTACCTGAAAATCGTTCCAGCTTGCAACCATGGCTGTTTCCACTAAGATATGAGACACCGCAGGGTAGACCAATGTAAACGTCGTCCCCATATTTGGCTCAGTCGAAATCGAGATGTGTCCGCCGTACTTTTCAACCAACGTGGATACAACATCCATACCTACACCACGGCCAGAGACGGTCGTGATTTTATCTTTAGTTGAAAAGCCCGCTTCAAAAATACATTTATAAATTTCTTCGTCGGAAATAGAGTCAACTTGATCCGCCTGAATCAAATCATTGGATAAAGCTCTTTGCAGAATTCTTTCGCGATCAAGCCCCTTACCATCGTCTTTCATCACGACATGCACGGCACCATTTCTGTCACTCATCTCGATCGTTAGCTGTCCAATCGATGGCTTGCCAGCGACAGCGCGCTCGAACTGATCTTCGATACCGTGGTCTATCGAGTTACGCACCAAATGCACAAGTGATTCTGAAATATCTTTGGCCAAGGATTTATCAATTAGGAAATCAAGCCCCAGCATTTCCAGCTGTACGGTTTTATTAAGCTCTGTTGCCGTCTGCCGAACCAATACTGGGATGCTTTGGAAAGCATCTTCTGCTTTTTCTTTACGAATCACCTGCAGCTGAGACTGGAACTGATCAGTAATCTTATTCAAATTTTGAGAAAAATCAGACTGGCGGCGTTCAAATAACTCAGGCTGTGACCTGAAGTTCACGGTTTGGTTCATCATTGAAAAGAAGTTTTTTAAAACTAAAAGCTCCCCGCTTAGACGAAGCATTTCATTAAGCTGCTTGGTCGACATCCACACACCGTCTTCATCAGCTGAAGTTGCGGCAGTCTTGGGAATTGCTTTCTTAATCTTTTTTGGCGCCACGCCCGAGAACTGAAAACCGTTATAGCGTGTGATTGTTTCAATCACCTCGCTGAGTTCTTCGGGATACATATCCCGCTTTTCGCGCAGGGCTTCGGCCAACTGCTTCATCAAACGCGAACTTAATAAGAATAAATCGATGCACTCTTTAGTGACCGTTTGTGATTCTCGTTTGATCCGATTTAACAGTGCTTCGAACTCATGAGATAGTGACGCCAGCAACTGACCACCTGGCACTGAGCCTACGCTGCCTTTAATCGTATGAACTTTACGGAACAAAACGTTAATGTGTTCGATGTCATTGGGTGAATCTTCAAGACGCATGATCAACGAATCGAGACCATCCAAAATTTCTTTGGACTCCTCAAAAAAGACTCGAGCAACTTCTTCGATTTGCTCAAAATCTATTAGGCCAGATAAATCCGGCATTTCATATGCGTCGTTTTGATCGTCACTCATGCTGTGAATTTATCGGAATTTCGAATATTTAGGTGAGGCTTAGAACTTAAATACGAGGACCAGAAATAGAAAGGCGACCCGGAGGTCGCCTTATATGTAGAATTCTTTCGAATCCTTGGCGAAGGTCGAGTCGGCTATGAAGCCGCCACCTCCGCCTTGGTTATGTCACATGTTTTAACCATAAGACCACCCCCTTCCCAGCCCCAATAGAAGCTTTACCTAACTATACATGAGTTAGTTCGGGGATTTCTACTAATAGAAAGTCCGGAATTATAAAGAACGGATGAATTGAATCAAAGCGATACGGTCGTCTTTGGGAAGTTGAGTAAATTTAGTTTTAGAATACTCCGCCTCTCCACCATGCCACAAAATTGCCTCTTCAAGATTTCTTGCGCGGCCGTCATGAAGGAAGCCCGCACGTGGATTGATTGTTTGCGTTTGGCCCATACCCCACAAAGGACGAGTCTTCCACTGATTCCCTGTCGCATCGAAGTCTTGGCGGCCATCCGCTAAACCCGGGCCCATGTCATGTAAAAGCATATCCGTGAATGGATAGATTTTTTGGTTCGCGAAAGCAGAAATCTCGTGATTCCCCGTCGTGAAACTGGGGTGATGACAGCTGGTACAGCTTGTTTGATGAAATAAATTTGCGCCACGGATAACAACAGGATTATCCACATTACGACGAGAAGGCACCGCCAACGTGCGAGAATAGAAAACCAAATCATCGGCAACTTCTTTTGAAGCTTGCGGTTCTGGAAGCGGTGGACGAGTCGCCATGAACTTATCGTACAATGCTGTGCCGGAAATGCTTTCGTCTGGGAAAGCGTAGTTAGTCACACCGATGTCACCGCGCAAAGCGCCTAGAGATTGATGAAAAACTGAAGGCGTATTATTTTTCAACCCAAAGCGTCCCATTGAAACAGGATATGGATCGCCGGCCATTGATTTTTCGATATCGAAGACCATGTTCACCTGACCGTGAATCCCTTCAGCAGACAAATCACGTGCGGCAAGTGCACGGATATCTGATTCTTTGATCGCCTCTAGCAAACCTAAACCTATCATTGGAGTTCCCATACGGGGGCCCATTTTGACATCTTTTTCGTAAAGACGGCTGCGTGTTTTACCAGTCACCGAATCAAAATATTCATCGTAAGGCGCCGTCACTGTAAAGATGGGTTTGCGAAGCTCAACCGTGCTGCCATCTGGATAGGTGAATGTGGACTTTTCAAAGCTCATCCAAACTTGCGCTTGGCCAGCACCTTCGATGTCTTCACGAACGCCATAAGATCCTAAATGAAATAGCTGATCTGAAAAACCAGGGACTGGAACTGGTGCACCCCAGTGATTTTCAGCTGTCTTAGTTTTTTTGATGCCATCTTCAATGCTAATGCGCAGAAAGACCGCTTCGTTTTGGCGAAGTAAAACTTTCTCTTGGCCAATCGGAAGAACGGGTAAAGCGCCGCGGCCGTCTTTGGCGTGGCACGCATTGCAATTTGTGTTGTTGTAAACCGGACCCAAACCGTGATCGAAGCGAGATGCTTCGTCGGAAAAATTTCTCTCAAAAAGAGCGTCGCCCGCCATGTGACGGCGAATTTCTTCTTCAGATAAATTTGCCGCAGGATTGCGGAATGCCTGAATCGACTCTCTTTTGAAAATAACTGTCGTATCACCACCCGACATAACTGCATTTACGTAGTCCATCTCGATGGCAGGACCCGCCATTGCAGCTCCACTAAAAAACAATTGAATAGCCAAAAGAAGAGTCGATTTATTCATGAATCTATTTATCCACCAATGGAAGAACTTGTTGCTCTAGAACCGTCTGAAGTTGATTCAATGATTGGATCGCTTGTTGAGCGCGTTGACGACCATCTGGAGTGAAGATCGCTTGACCGAAGTCACCACCACCCGCTGGACGGATAGCTTGGATCAACTGCATGCAACCCAAAATGTGTTGTTCAATCTGTTGAGCCAATTGTGGATTGTGACGCTCCACCAATGCTTTTACGCCAGGACCTTGAGAAGTTCTGTAAGTACCCGTATAAACGGAATAGATAGAACGAACGTTGAATGTAAAGTCGTTCAAAGAGTTCCATGAGAATGGAGATTCCACCAACGCCATATTTGCAGAACCGATATCGCCACCCAATGGATCTGCGATTTTACCGTTCGCTACTTCGTCAGCGATGGCGATCATGCCTTTAACCAACTCTTCCAAAACCGCCGCTTCAGAAGTGTAGAACTGATTGTTCCAACCTGGTGTCGCCAAAATAGAAGCGTAACCTGGAGCGGAGGCGTCTTCCGGATTCCAGTTTGTCGTCCATGCATTTGCCAAAGCCGCTGCATGTTCCATTTCAACTTGTGCAGTCGATTGAAGATATTCAAATTGTTTTGCAGTGAAAGCAGACACAGGTTTTGTGTTCGAGTGAATACCATCGCCAAACAATAGATACTCAATTGTGTGAAAACCTTGAAGGTTTGTACCTAATGAACGAATCATTTCCGGCGTGATTGTTCTGCCAGACGCTAAAACGGCGTCAAGATCCAATCTGTTCAAAGGCCAAGTATCAAGCATTGGATCAATACCCAAAGAGTCCACCGGACCGAATAAAAAAGCTTCAGAAGCTTCCCACGGCATACGAGCCCCGCGCCATGCATTTTGGGCCTGTGCCAAAGTTGCTTCGTTCGGGTTTTGAACAAAGATGTCGATAGCTTGTTTCATCGCCACGGTTGCCTGTGCAAGCTCTGTGTAGGTCGCTGTGATCACGTTGTAAGAAACGTGCGTGATGATTTCTTGATTCGAAGCTGCCGAAGCCTTACCGCCGATTACCAGCGCAAGAGCAGCTGTCATTAACTTAAGAGCCTTCATTTTTTCTCCTGTTCAGACTTCGATTTTCAAAGCCTTGAGAGTTTTTTAAATTATTAATTAAATTTCGCGATATCAAATCCGAATGCCAATCCGAACCACTTCGTATCTGGCATGCCGACTAGTTCCGTTTTGTCTTCAGCATATTGAAACTTCATGAACGCACCTTGATCCCAAGCCCACATAATCCCTGCAGACTGACGTGTCCAATCATAACGAGGATATACGGAGATAGAACCTTGAACTTCTTCAAACGTATTAACGTGCTCCCAACGAGCATAAGGAACAAGCGTGTTGTCGTCGAAAATGTCG is a window of Bdellovibrio sp. SKB1291214 DNA encoding:
- a CDS encoding aldehyde dehydrogenase family protein, which translates into the protein MEILNFISGEYVASGNQKTFAKLSPFDNSELAQVSDSDAMDVIRCLQSSKKALTAFETSTVEQRVDILNKLAQYFEANSAEIAYQEALHQGLPQKFVLKYGVQASISVLRETARNLLMPLPEGRSVKATGLVGIITSWCLSLRLVTERLAPALAARNAVIIKVSEQSPITAKILGDAFKAIELPVGLVQVLNGGAEVAQIIAGHPGIRAITAAGKSSTMEAIAKAALPQMKKLQLSGGAKNAAIVLTDFDFKNRMSEILTPFLLGQGQMCWNTTRLFVLDSFAKEFNEELSNFLKTLKPLTSPEGDSIWTPLISKDRADILNLKIQFGVSEHGKFLAQTEGEISGNFVKPTFMVDLPNCSVMQQDELFAPLFLITSVKYQHESVKWTNTSYLGHSAIIWAPEEKFMKVADKLDVGLVTSNSWMTDVMSPVFGVKQSSFGITEMSWAGSFYSDVKKLTMVP
- a CDS encoding chemotaxis protein CheB, with product MNSHYLFPGKYAAFKEETVISTLLGSCVAVAIYDPTTKIGGLNHYLLPDAQPNERQNSRYGNHAIQMLVDDCLRLGANRSQLQAKVYGGGNVISVSSLGDAIGKRNIELAEKMLFEMGIPVVDKNVGGESARTIKFNTGTGTILHNTTKEGSAEAPVDVSGFKRLAVAKAVKVLVVDDSATVRTLFSNIFNKSGLEVVGAAADAYQARDLIVNKKPDVMTLDIEMPKMSGVMFLEKIMKHHPIPVVMVSSLANTGEAALKSLDLGAVEFVHKPSQFDPQVLKELAETLVTKVRAAASVNVIKQIKDAPATEARVSTPTSTVRRAAELKVVVVGGNAGSADSLERFVSTLAADTPPVVVSCSTVANFVTAYISKLNGKSKVTPVVGKDGDFLRMGHVYFIPSEFHGKIVTGPQGPVLRLEKGAPVASQIPSSNVLFQSAANSFGKGVFAVLLGGFGTDGVNGLTEVQKLGGASVVQNPDEAQFPYGPQKAIELGVADEVLKADALAGYLMQYRNQNLY
- a CDS encoding chemotaxis protein CheW, whose amino-acid sequence is MSDFFGDDFTGELKKYYLDATIKEVESFIDLIDESTLNKITVEIREKAESWVVDAKSNEFNSLESWLTDFNAKIDSLDSAEQMIKALSLLQKYLSALLVDGKDSVELGLQFPLVAQSTKEALFLHCKTGAQEFVVPVQNVIEISGVLPLFPLPDLRPGLAGVIPFRGEAIPVVDLKSYGFMTSQTQKYYYIICEHEGTRFSLQVTETDELLSLKDKDMQNLSDHPTMLSVPFIKQFFVKDEHSVMVLDIEKLVAA
- a CDS encoding chemotaxis protein CheA, which codes for MSDDQNDAYEMPDLSGLIDFEQIEEVARVFFEESKEILDGLDSLIMRLEDSPNDIEHINVLFRKVHTIKGSVGSVPGGQLLASLSHEFEALLNRIKRESQTVTKECIDLFLLSSRLMKQLAEALREKRDMYPEELSEVIETITRYNGFQFSGVAPKKIKKAIPKTAATSADEDGVWMSTKQLNEMLRLSGELLVLKNFFSMMNQTVNFRSQPELFERRQSDFSQNLNKITDQFQSQLQVIRKEKAEDAFQSIPVLVRQTATELNKTVQLEMLGLDFLIDKSLAKDISESLVHLVRNSIDHGIEDQFERAVAGKPSIGQLTIEMSDRNGAVHVVMKDDGKGLDRERILQRALSNDLIQADQVDSISDEEIYKCIFEAGFSTKDKITTVSGRGVGMDVVSTLVEKYGGHISISTEPNMGTTFTLVYPAVSHILVETAMVASWNDFQVAVPLTSVAHITSCESLQLTYVEHSRYCQFHNLTVPLLTYQEIREGHLIVSEADIAKHTAIFIRIKNSVLALLVDRVEAQTDLVVKHFGGIIREQKGFKGFSILADEKVTYIIDPEQIMAMLSHAVSVEVAA
- a CDS encoding di-heme oxidoredictase family protein, with the translated sequence MNKSTLLLAIQLFFSGAAMAGPAIEMDYVNAVMSGGDTTVIFKRESIQAFRNPAANLSEEEIRRHMAGDALFERNFSDEASRFDHGLGPVYNNTNCNACHAKDGRGALPVLPIGQEKVLLRQNEAVFLRISIEDGIKKTKTAENHWGAPVPVPGFSDQLFHLGSYGVREDIEGAGQAQVWMSFEKSTFTYPDGSTVELRKPIFTVTAPYDEYFDSVTGKTRSRLYEKDVKMGPRMGTPMIGLGLLEAIKESDIRALAARDLSAEGIHGQVNMVFDIEKSMAGDPYPVSMGRFGLKNNTPSVFHQSLGALRGDIGVTNYAFPDESISGTALYDKFMATRPPLPEPQASKEVADDLVFYSRTLAVPSRRNVDNPVVIRGANLFHQTSCTSCHHPSFTTGNHEISAFANQKIYPFTDMLLHDMGPGLADGRQDFDATGNQWKTRPLWGMGQTQTINPRAGFLHDGRARNLEEAILWHGGEAEYSKTKFTQLPKDDRIALIQFIRSL
- a CDS encoding imelysin family protein, encoding MKALKLMTAALALVIGGKASAASNQEIITHVSYNVITATYTELAQATVAMKQAIDIFVQNPNEATLAQAQNAWRGARMPWEASEAFLFGPVDSLGIDPMLDTWPLNRLDLDAVLASGRTITPEMIRSLGTNLQGFHTIEYLLFGDGIHSNTKPVSAFTAKQFEYLQSTAQVEMEHAAALANAWTTNWNPEDASAPGYASILATPGWNNQFYTSEAAVLEELVKGMIAIADEVANGKIADPLGGDIGSANMALVESPFSWNSLNDFTFNVRSIYSVYTGTYRTSQGPGVKALVERHNPQLAQQIEQHILGCMQLIQAIRPAGGGDFGQAIFTPDGRQRAQQAIQSLNQLQTVLEQQVLPLVDK